In a genomic window of Streptomyces noursei ATCC 11455:
- a CDS encoding CU044_2847 family protein, which yields MPNHAELTLADGTSIRLELAPAHGAPRPADSPDGDPTADLPHGIEALVPMARGGERAAATAVAALRTTLRPLGPLLQEIHDAVASAEQPPDQMSVQFGVQIGQDLKLGIVGANGRASLTITATWRPQQAE from the coding sequence GTGCCGAATCACGCTGAACTCACCCTCGCCGATGGAACATCCATCCGCTTGGAGCTCGCTCCGGCGCACGGCGCGCCCCGGCCGGCGGACTCCCCCGACGGGGACCCCACGGCCGATCTGCCGCACGGGATCGAGGCGTTGGTGCCGATGGCGCGCGGCGGCGAGCGGGCCGCGGCGACCGCGGTGGCGGCGCTGCGCACCACGCTCCGGCCGCTGGGCCCGCTGCTCCAGGAGATCCATGACGCGGTCGCCTCCGCCGAACAGCCCCCGGACCAGATGTCGGTGCAGTTCGGGGTGCAGATCGGCCAGGACCTCAAGCTCGGCATCGTCGGGGCCAACGGGCGGGCCTCGTTGACGATCACCGCCACCTGGCGGCCGCAGCAGGCCGAGTGA